In a single window of the bacterium genome:
- a CDS encoding acetylornithine deacetylase produces MTARKDGWPWGPALDAVLERRREELFALTERLIAFETPCPPGRNTGPIQEFLAQRLRALDAEVGVFPLYPGDPQLVARLSGRGGGRSLVLNGHVDVASTAPDEPWTTPPFRPVRREGRIYGRGAADMKGGIAAALVALETVVATLGRPRGDIFVQSVTGEEMGEAGTLTAIEHTPRADLALVLEPSSGEISLGQGGVVTGWITIQSPQTFHDAMRRRMIHAGGGVFGGSAIEKMVVVLQSLQTLERHWAVMKSHPGFPPGTTTINPAAIEGGRHPAFVAGRCALWITVHFYPGETMEGVTREIEAAVRAAAAADPWLREHPPAFRWGGSSMIEDRGEVFPAFETPAKHPGALVVARAHADVCGAASGYRTSGGVCDAGWLAERGIPAVVYGPGGWGQAHAVDEYVALDDLVRCARVYARVIAGWAGIDET; encoded by the coding sequence GTGACGGCCCGCAAGGACGGCTGGCCCTGGGGGCCGGCGCTGGACGCGGTGCTCGAGCGCCGGCGCGAGGAGCTGTTCGCGCTCACCGAACGCCTCATCGCCTTCGAAACGCCCTGTCCGCCCGGCCGCAACACCGGGCCGATCCAGGAGTTTCTCGCGCAGCGGCTTCGCGCGCTCGACGCGGAGGTCGGCGTCTTTCCGCTGTATCCGGGCGACCCGCAGCTCGTGGCGCGGCTCTCCGGCCGCGGCGGAGGGCGCTCGCTGGTCCTGAACGGCCACGTCGACGTCGCGTCGACGGCCCCGGATGAGCCGTGGACCACGCCGCCGTTCCGGCCGGTCCGCCGGGAGGGCCGGATCTACGGCCGCGGTGCTGCGGACATGAAGGGCGGCATCGCCGCGGCGCTGGTCGCCCTCGAAACGGTTGTCGCGACCCTCGGCCGGCCGCGCGGCGATATCTTCGTCCAATCGGTGACCGGCGAGGAGATGGGGGAGGCGGGGACGCTGACCGCGATCGAGCACACGCCGCGGGCCGATCTCGCCCTCGTGCTGGAGCCGAGCAGCGGCGAAATCTCGCTCGGCCAGGGCGGGGTCGTGACCGGATGGATCACCATCCAGAGTCCGCAGACCTTCCATGACGCGATGCGCCGGCGGATGATTCACGCGGGCGGCGGCGTGTTCGGCGGGAGCGCGATCGAGAAGATGGTGGTCGTGCTGCAGTCGCTGCAGACGCTCGAACGCCACTGGGCCGTCATGAAGTCCCACCCCGGTTTCCCGCCCGGCACGACGACGATCAATCCTGCGGCGATCGAGGGCGGCCGGCATCCGGCGTTCGTCGCCGGCCGCTGCGCCCTGTGGATCACCGTGCATTTCTATCCCGGCGAGACGATGGAGGGGGTGACCCGCGAGATCGAGGCGGCGGTGCGCGCCGCCGCCGCGGCGGACCCGTGGCTGCGGGAGCATCCGCCGGCCTTCCGCTGGGGCGGATCCTCGATGATCGAGGATCGGGGCGAGGTCTTCCCGGCCTTCGAGACGCCGGCGAAGCATCCCGGGGCGTTGGTGGTGGCGCGGGCCCACGCGGATGTCTGCGGCGCCGCCTCAGGCTACCGGACGTCCGGCGGCGTGTGCGATGCGGGCTGGCTCGCCGAGCGCGGGATCCCGGCGGTCGTCTACGGTCCGGGCGGCTGGGGACAGGCGCACGCGGTGGACGAATACGTGGCGCTCGACGATCTGGTGCGCTGCGCCCGGGTGTACGCCCGCGTGATCGCCGGATGGGCGGGCATCGACGAGACATGA
- a CDS encoding ABC transporter substrate-binding protein: MAGGAAAALAGVLGAGGRTEAAAPGTPLTFMLDWFPNPDHVPLYAALGAGYFTQAGLIINLQVPANADDPLKLVAARKVDVAVNYESGVIFARAQGLPVRSIGLVVAQPLTTVMFLRSSGVRRPRDLAGRRVGFAVSGLEDAMIDQILRSDGVTKANVTLVNVGFDIVPALLSRKVDAVIGGYRNVERIQIEMQGQAVGMFEPERYGVPPFYELVLIAGDAAVGSRRDVLARFVRAAGRGLALTVAHPEEAFKHYIRLNPKLDDAFNRRSFEATLPAYARSQRQLRERWAAFSGWMAAQKVISSPVPADQLYANLAP, from the coding sequence GTGGCCGGAGGCGCGGCGGCGGCCCTCGCCGGTGTGCTCGGCGCGGGCGGACGCACCGAGGCGGCCGCGCCGGGCACGCCGCTCACCTTCATGCTGGACTGGTTTCCCAATCCGGACCACGTCCCGCTGTACGCCGCGCTCGGCGCCGGCTACTTCACGCAGGCCGGCCTCATCATCAACCTCCAAGTCCCGGCGAACGCGGACGATCCGCTCAAGCTCGTCGCCGCGCGCAAGGTCGACGTCGCGGTCAACTACGAGTCCGGCGTCATCTTCGCCCGCGCCCAGGGCCTGCCGGTGCGCAGCATCGGCCTCGTCGTCGCGCAGCCGCTGACGACCGTGATGTTCCTGCGGAGCTCGGGGGTCCGCCGGCCACGCGATCTCGCCGGCCGGCGCGTCGGGTTCGCCGTCTCCGGCCTCGAAGACGCGATGATCGACCAGATCCTCCGCTCGGACGGGGTGACGAAGGCCAACGTCACGCTGGTGAACGTCGGCTTCGATATCGTGCCGGCGCTCTTGTCGCGGAAGGTCGACGCCGTGATCGGGGGCTACCGCAACGTGGAGCGCATCCAGATCGAGATGCAGGGGCAAGCCGTCGGCATGTTCGAGCCGGAGCGCTACGGCGTGCCGCCCTTTTACGAGCTCGTCCTGATCGCGGGCGACGCCGCGGTCGGCTCGCGCCGGGACGTCCTGGCGCGATTTGTCCGCGCGGCCGGCCGCGGGCTCGCGCTCACCGTGGCCCATCCCGAGGAGGCGTTCAAGCACTACATCCGCCTCAACCCGAAGCTCGACGATGCGTTCAACCGCCGGTCGTTCGAGGCGACGCTGCCCGCGTACGCCCGCAGCCAGCGCCAGCTTCGCGAACGCTGGGCGGCCTTCAGCGGGTGGATGGCCGCGCAAAAGGTCATTTCCTCCCCCGTGCCGGCGGATCAGTTGTACGCGAATCTCGCGCCGTGA
- a CDS encoding ABC transporter permease yields MSVLRAAGPETAGGPAPDRAGSAAPGPARASGGAAAGARLRAYAARIVPPLVLLAIILTAWEAAVRVFDIPFYILPAPSRIAGVLAGDRALLLGEAAVTLGEVMLGFAIAFVVGVVLALAIFSSRTVERAVYPLVIASQTVPVFAIAPLLVVWFGYGTLSKIVMAALIVFFPIVVNTVDGLRAADPDMVNLLVILGAGPAEIVRRVRVPAALPFVFSGTRIAIATSVIGAVIGEWVGSTRGLGYLMIHANAQLHVDLVFAVIVYLSVMATALFWTVSFVEWTALPWRRAEAAAQAEWEA; encoded by the coding sequence GTGAGCGTCCTCCGCGCCGCAGGCCCAGAAACGGCCGGAGGTCCGGCACCGGACAGGGCGGGCTCCGCGGCGCCGGGCCCCGCCCGGGCGTCCGGCGGCGCCGCGGCGGGCGCCCGCCTGCGCGCGTACGCGGCACGGATCGTCCCGCCGCTCGTGCTCCTCGCGATCATCCTGACCGCCTGGGAAGCGGCGGTGCGCGTCTTCGATATCCCGTTCTACATCCTGCCGGCCCCGAGCCGGATCGCCGGTGTGCTCGCCGGCGACCGCGCGCTCTTGCTTGGAGAGGCGGCGGTGACGCTCGGCGAAGTCATGCTCGGCTTTGCGATCGCGTTCGTCGTGGGCGTCGTCCTGGCGCTCGCGATCTTCTCGTCCCGGACCGTGGAGCGCGCCGTCTACCCGCTCGTCATCGCGAGCCAGACGGTGCCGGTGTTCGCGATCGCCCCGCTGCTCGTCGTTTGGTTCGGCTACGGCACGCTCTCGAAGATCGTGATGGCCGCCCTCATCGTCTTCTTTCCGATCGTCGTGAACACGGTGGACGGGCTGCGGGCGGCCGATCCCGACATGGTGAACCTGCTCGTCATTCTCGGCGCCGGGCCGGCGGAGATCGTCCGGCGCGTGCGGGTGCCGGCGGCGCTGCCGTTTGTGTTCTCCGGCACGCGCATCGCGATCGCGACCAGCGTGATCGGCGCCGTGATCGGCGAATGGGTCGGGTCCACCCGCGGCCTCGGCTACCTCATGATCCACGCCAACGCGCAGCTGCACGTCGACCTGGTCTTCGCCGTCATCGTCTATCTCAGCGTGATGGCCACCGCGCTGTTCTGGACGGTGTCGTTCGTCGAGTGGACGGCGCTGCCGTGGCGCCGGGCCGAAGCGGCCGCGCAGGCGGAATGGGAGGCCTAG